The genome window ATATCCATTACAAACATATTGTTGAGTATATCAGTATAATACTGATTCTCTTTAAAATAATTAATAATGCTCGTGAAGGGGTCTTTATCATCCATAATTTCACGTCCATTGGCCTGCCGAGACCATTTACGGACTTGTTCTGCACTAGCCCCCGTTCTCAGGTTATTACCCATAGTGAGTCGCAATAAGAATAACTTCCCCCAAAACGCTGAAATATCTTCCACTTGTCTTGTATCGCGAATGGTGTATAACTCAGCGATTTCATACAGACGCTCGGGCTCTTTCGGCTTTGGTTGTTCCCATTTTTTAGTAGATGGAAAGGCGCCTATTATCTCCCATCCGGCCTGGAACATTATTGATTTTCCGGCGCAATCTCTGTCAATCTCTTTAAAGACTGCGATTTTATGAGAGTCAATTAACTTGCGCCACAATTCTGCTTGCTTAAACATTTCATCGGCCCTTTTTTCTAATTCTAAGCATTCTTTAGCGCTTATTACTGAGGTTTGCATATTCTTTTTGGGTTTTTATAAAAATACAACTTCTCTCATTTATACACAAGTTTGAATTATGAATTTTCTGCTTGTAAATAGATTTTGCTCGTTTGTCTGAAAATGCGTAGAATTGAGAAATCAAATCCCTGTCATGGCTATATTTTTCTCTTGGATTGTCTTTGCTTTTGTTGCGGCTGCAATTGGTTCTAGCCGAAAAATTGGCGGCATCGCCACGTTCTTTATCTCAATTTTTTTTAGCCCCATTGTAGGCATTATAGTTGCCCTGGCCTCAAAGCGCAAAGATCAGGAGAAATTCGAGCAGGAATTGCTGAAAACCCAACGGCGAAACGAGTACGGGAGTGAGTATCTGGGAAAATCAAATGAGCTTTACCGACTCAAAGATTTGCTGGATAAAGGCGTGATTACCGAAGACGAATTTCAGGATCAAAAAAGAAAGCTTTTGGGTGAATAATGAATAATCCGTAAATTAAGGCATGCTTTACCTGTGGTTAATTGGGATGGTTGTATATGGTGTTTACTGTTACCGAAAAGCGAACCCATCCAATGAAGAGATCGAGCGTGGCAACCGGGCGCTGTTAAATCGGTGTGATCATCTGATCAATAACGCCCGCAGTGTCCAGCAGCAGCGCGAAGAAGCGCAATTGGACAGCTACCGCGCCGAATTAAAAGCGATCAGCGACGGGATTGTCTACAAAGACCTTGACCACCTGAATCATTTGCTTAAAACGGGGCAGATTTCAGAATCCGAATTTGAGCGTCGCGCATCGGCGTTGGTTGAGCAGCTTCCACCCTCCCGGAATACTAAATAATTACTATCTTTACCCCACCTCCTGCGAACTGCAACCACCCGAAAGCCGGTTGCCATGTCCGCTATACAACACAATGACGTTTTCGATTTCGACGGCTATTTTAAAAAGCTGCATGACCTCGAAGCCGAAACCCAAGATTTCGCCAATTCTTCCGCTGAAGCCGCTAAGCGAATAAAGTCAGCTTACCATGAGGTCAAACAGGAGTTGGCCGAAATTGAACGAAAGCTAAAAGCCTTCAATCTCGTTCCTAATGGCGCTATCCCTAAGCTGAAAGAGTTTGAGGATGAGATCGAAAAAACCGGGAAGCAGGCCCAGGCGACCCGTGACGCTATCGACTCCCTGACCGATGCCAATAAAGCCAATGAGTTATCGGTTAAAGAGCTTGATCTGGTTTTAAAACAACTCAAAAAAGACTACGATGCCCTGAAGCCGGGGCAGGCCGACTACGCCGCCAAGCAGCAGGAGATCATCAACAAAACCAAGATTGCCGGGCAGGTTATTGACGGGCAGAATGCGGCGTTGAAAGAAGCCCGCAAATCGGTTAATACGGTCACCAACTCCTACAATGAGCTTTCCCGAAAAACCGCCGAGATGCGGAAGGAGCTCAACAATATGTCGGGGGCCTATGATCTGAACACGGGCAAGATCAACAAGAACAACCGGGCGGCGGTCGAGATGCAGAAGCAAATCGACAAAAACGACCGGGTTTTAAAGAAAATGGACGCCTCGGTTGGTGTTCACACCCGCAACGTGGGCCATTATCAACTGGCTCTACAAGGGCTGGTTGGCGGGGGCTTGCAGGGTATGCTGATGAGCCTGGGGCTGGTGGGTGCCGCCGCCGCCGCCCTGATTAACCCGTTCCAGGCCGCCGTCAGGGTCATGGAGAACATGGACCGGATGGATTCGGGCCTGAAAGCCGCCCTGGGCTCGCAGGAAGCTTTCGAGCGGGGCCAGTCGTTTCTGGTAAAAACGTCGTTGTCGCTGGGGCTTAACTACGAATCACTGGCCAAGTCCTATAAAGGACTCGCCGCCGCAACCCGCAATACGAGTCTGGAAGGCAAATCCACGGAGCAAATATTTCTGGGCATCTCCAAGGCCGGGGCGGCACTCCAGCTTTCCAACGAAGAAGTTGAAGGCTCTCTGTATGCTATCTCCCAGATGGTCAGTAAAGGGACTGTTTCGATGGAAGAGCTACGGCAACAATTGGGCGAACGTCTTCCAGGGGCCATGCGGCTACTCGCCGAAGGAATGGGCATATCTCAGGGTGAACTCAACAAGCTGGTTGAATCCGGGCAGCTAATGGCCACGGAAGTCTTGCCCAAACTGGCCTCACAGCTGGATAAAACTTACGGAGCCGATGCCCAGAAGAATCTGGATACAATGGGCGGGCAGTGGAATAACCTGACCACAACGGTGCAGCTGTTTCTTAAAGCGCTGAACGAAGACAAAGCCGTGACGGGGTTTTTCGCCCGAATGATGGGTGGACTTAGCGGCGTTCTCAAAAAGTGGGGCGAACTGCGAGCCGTGGGGGGTGGATTCGGCACCATGATTGGCGCCAAGGTGGACGGTTTGTTTGGGGGTGTTGGTGCCGACTCGGAGCGCATGCGGGCCGCCGAGAATCGAACCCGTATCATGGATACCTATAGTCAGGCTACCCCACTCTACCAGCAAAAGGTCATTCAGAAGCTCAATGATGAACTAAATGCCGCCCGCAAAAAGCTAATGACCGATGTATCGGGCGCTGAGCAGGCAGGCTTGCAGGTCCGCATTGATACGACCAAAAAGCTGATTGACGAACTACGGGGGCT of Tellurirhabdus bombi contains these proteins:
- a CDS encoding SHOCT domain-containing protein; amino-acid sequence: MAIFFSWIVFAFVAAAIGSSRKIGGIATFFISIFFSPIVGIIVALASKRKDQEKFEQELLKTQRRNEYGSEYLGKSNELYRLKDLLDKGVITEDEFQDQKRKLLGE